The Methylosinus sp. PW1 genome includes a region encoding these proteins:
- the cysK gene encoding cysteine synthase A: MSNWHEDNSYSIGKTPLIRLNRVTDGAAATVLAKVEGRNPSYSVKCRIGASMIWDAERRGVLGAGKELVEPTSGNTGIALAFVAAARRIPLTLTMPETMSVERRKLLVALGAKLILTEGSRGMSGAIAKSEEIVASDKERYVLLQQFENPANPAIHEQTTGPEIWNDTDGAIDIFVSGVGTGGTITGVSRFIKRGRGKTIVSVAVEPSASPVLTQRRAGLPLQPGPHKIQGIGAGFVPSVLDLSLVDEIEQVTNEEAIDYARRLTREEGILSGISSGAAAAVAVRLASRPENRGKIIVAILPDSGERYLSTTLFEGLFDEKGLAK; encoded by the coding sequence ATGTCGAACTGGCACGAGGACAATTCCTATTCGATCGGGAAAACGCCGCTCATCCGATTGAATCGTGTGACGGATGGGGCCGCCGCGACGGTCTTGGCCAAGGTCGAAGGGCGAAATCCTTCTTATTCCGTCAAGTGTCGCATCGGCGCGTCGATGATCTGGGACGCCGAGCGCCGCGGCGTGCTCGGCGCCGGAAAGGAACTGGTGGAGCCGACCAGCGGGAATACGGGCATCGCTCTCGCTTTCGTCGCCGCAGCTCGCCGCATTCCATTGACGCTGACGATGCCGGAGACGATGAGCGTCGAGCGACGCAAGCTGCTGGTCGCCTTGGGCGCGAAGCTCATCCTCACCGAGGGCTCACGCGGGATGAGTGGAGCGATAGCGAAAAGCGAGGAGATCGTCGCCTCCGACAAGGAGCGCTATGTGCTGCTCCAGCAGTTCGAGAATCCCGCCAATCCCGCCATACACGAGCAGACGACGGGGCCGGAAATCTGGAACGACACCGACGGCGCGATCGACATTTTTGTGTCGGGCGTCGGCACAGGCGGAACGATCACGGGCGTGTCGCGCTTCATCAAGCGCGGTCGCGGCAAGACCATCGTCTCCGTCGCAGTCGAGCCTTCGGCGAGCCCGGTGCTCACGCAACGCCGCGCCGGCTTGCCGCTCCAGCCGGGGCCGCACAAAATCCAGGGAATCGGCGCGGGATTCGTTCCGAGCGTCTTGGATTTGTCGCTGGTGGACGAGATCGAGCAGGTTACGAACGAAGAGGCAATCGACTATGCTCGCCGGCTCACCCGCGAGGAGGGGATTCTCTCGGGCATTTCGAGCGGCGCCGCCGCAGCCGTCGCCGTTCGCTTGGCGTCGCGCCCGGAAAATCGCGGCAAGATCATCGTGGCCATTTTGCCGGATTCGGGAGAACGCTACCTCAGCACGACTCTGTTCGAGGGCCTTTTCGACGAGAAAGGACTCGCAAAATGA
- a CDS encoding aminotransferase class V-fold PLP-dependent enzyme, protein MEDRFYLALPARPSRPTNAVGAKPRRIHPSTTYERGRDNSFPEGRIYSRPDNPTYAVAAQTLNALEGGAETLLFSSGMAAATSVFLALDPGDHVIAPKVMYWALRGWLADFATRWGLRIDFVDLADAAALEAAVRPGETRLVWVETPANPLWTIADIAAAAAIAHRAGARLAVDSTAASPVLTRPLSLVSVITVSDVVLIRLFDGLPTSASRTL, encoded by the coding sequence ATGGAAGATAGATTTTATCTAGCGCTTCCCGCGCGACCATCCAGACCGACAAATGCCGTCGGCGCAAAGCCTCGGCGCATTCATCCGTCGACGACCTATGAGCGCGGGCGCGACAACAGCTTCCCGGAAGGGCGTATCTATTCGCGTCCCGACAATCCGACATATGCGGTCGCCGCTCAGACATTGAACGCGCTGGAAGGAGGGGCGGAAACGCTTCTCTTCTCATCGGGAATGGCGGCCGCCACGTCTGTCTTTCTCGCTCTGGACCCTGGCGATCATGTGATTGCGCCTAAGGTCATGTATTGGGCTCTGCGTGGCTGGCTCGCCGATTTTGCGACGCGCTGGGGCTTACGCATCGACTTCGTCGATCTGGCGGATGCGGCTGCTCTCGAAGCCGCGGTCCGCCCCGGCGAGACGCGTCTCGTCTGGGTGGAAACGCCCGCCAATCCTCTGTGGACCATCGCCGATATCGCCGCGGCGGCGGCGATCGCTCATCGCGCCGGCGCGCGGCTCGCAGTCGACTCCACTGCGGCGTCGCCCGTGCTCACGCGGCCATTGTCGCTCGTGAGTGTGATCACGGTTTCTGATGTCGTGCTCATCAGGCTTTTTGATGGGCTTCCCACTTCCGCTTCCCGCACGCTGTAG
- the epsC gene encoding serine O-acetyltransferase EpsC: MSTNSSEIVAELRELRRASYNSRYHDAALPELPSHEAVVGVVDGLIAALFPRHFGPAGLSEDSADSFIAYTLDTTLRTLQEQLRRELVLANVTGSSSADSNDDSREIARQFAARLPKVRALLDTDIRAAFEGDPAAKSLDEVVFCYPGLAAVIRYRLAHELFRLKAPLLARIISEIAHSQTGIDIHPGAEIGESFFIDHGTGVVIGETSIIGRRVRLYQAVTLGAKRFQVDENGALAKDYPRHPILEDDVVIYAGATVLGRITIGRGSAIGGNVWLTQSVPPGSNITQAKSRSEAFQEGGGI; the protein is encoded by the coding sequence ATGAGCACGAACTCGAGCGAAATCGTCGCCGAATTGCGTGAGCTGCGCCGCGCGTCGTACAACAGCCGATATCACGATGCGGCTCTGCCGGAACTTCCGTCTCACGAAGCGGTCGTCGGCGTGGTGGATGGACTGATCGCGGCGCTTTTCCCCCGCCATTTCGGGCCGGCCGGCTTGAGCGAGGACAGCGCCGACAGCTTCATCGCATACACGCTCGACACGACGCTGCGCACGTTGCAGGAACAGCTTCGCCGCGAACTCGTCCTGGCGAATGTCACCGGTTCGAGCAGCGCCGACTCGAATGACGATTCGCGCGAGATCGCGCGGCAATTCGCTGCACGCCTCCCGAAAGTGCGTGCGCTGCTCGACACCGACATTCGCGCGGCATTCGAGGGCGACCCTGCGGCAAAAAGCCTGGACGAAGTCGTGTTCTGCTATCCAGGTCTCGCCGCCGTCATCCGTTATCGGCTCGCGCACGAGCTCTTTCGCCTGAAGGCGCCGCTGCTCGCGCGAATCATATCGGAGATCGCCCATTCGCAGACCGGCATCGACATTCATCCCGGCGCGGAGATCGGCGAGAGCTTCTTCATCGATCACGGCACCGGGGTCGTGATCGGTGAGACGTCGATCATTGGCCGGCGCGTGCGGCTCTATCAGGCCGTGACGCTCGGAGCGAAGCGCTTCCAGGTCGACGAGAACGGCGCCTTGGCCAAAGACTATCCGCGTCACCCCATTCTGGAGGACGATGTCGTGATCTACGCCGGCGCCACGGTGCTCGGAAGGATCACCATCGGCCGCGGCTCGGCGATCGGCGGCAATGTCTGGCTCACGCAGAGTGTGCCGCCCGGCAGCAATATCACTCAAGCAAAATCGCGCAGCGAGGCCTTCCAGGAAGGTGGCGGCATCTGA